CTTAGGTTGAtagtagataaggaggttgatgaACAAAACAGCAGAGACATAtactttaatgatgatgaaccgcagtctgatgataatgatttgagtgcattgaatgatgatgaggaaggtataTGCAGTTATCCTACATTCAACCCTGAGGTTGATTTCAAGGGTAAGATTAATTTGTGTTTAGGCCTTAAGTTTCCTTCGACATATGTGCTTAGAAAAGCACtaaggtaccatgctattgaatgtggttacaattattattacctgcatAATGGTACAAATAGGATAAGTGTGTATTGCTACAACAGATGCGATTGCATGAAATCGAAAGGTAGAATTGTgaactgtgtttgtgggaaggagaagaagtgttattttaaggttcatgccATGAAACTGAAAGACGAGGAGACAattcaaataaggagttattttccAAACCACACAtgtggtcaccaacaccaaaataagaaagtcactgctttgtatttagctgagaaatacatagatGATTGGAGGGACAATCCAACTTGGGAATTAAAGGCGTTTAAGAAACGGGTTAATAGagagttaggttgtgaagtgaagtattctaagtgttacatggctaaaagaattgcaatgaaaatgatatatggtgatgctagtgaagagtatagcAGGGTGTGGGATTATGCGGAAGCAATAAGGAGGTTTAGTCCAGGAAGCACTGCAAACGttaaatgcattggaatagacaCACCCCCACCTTTGTTccaaaggatgtatatatgcTTGACAGCGTGTAAGGAGGGATTTGTTGCTGGCTGTAGGCCTATTATAGGTGTTGATGGGGCACATCTGAAGGGCAAATTCCCTGGGGTTTTGTTGACTGCTGTAGGTaaagatgggaacaataatATCTTTCCCATTGCATGGGCTGTGGTTGAAACAGAAAGTGTAGAAACTTGGACTTGGTTTCTAAATCTTCTGGTAGAAGACCTTAGATCGGTAACTGCATCGAGTAGTTGGGTTCAAGTAGAAGTTGAAGCTTTCACCTTCatgagcgataggcaaaaggtaATTACTTGTTCACACATATCTTGTTTTAAATGTAACTAATGCTATAACCCTAATATTAATTTGTGGAAAATGTAGGGTTTGGTTGAAGCTTTGAACTCAGTGGTTCCTGAATGTGAAATTAGGTTCTGCTGTAGGCATATATGGGCGAACTTCAAGATCAAGTTCCCTGGAGAGTTGTTCAAACAACACTTTTGGAGTGCAGCCAGAGCCTACAACAAGGTATGGAATCATTTATGTTTATAGAATGTAATAAATATCTGACATAATGTCAAACTAATTAGTAACAATGTGTTTACAGAATCATTTTGATAGAGAAATAAATgtaataaagaatatttctgttGACGCATATGAATATCTAGCTGCTATTCCTGCAAAACACTGGTCTAGGCATGCTTTTTGTAGTAGGAGTAAGTCTGGGATGTTGTTGAACAATGTTTGTGAGGCATTCAACAATGTATTAGTAGAAGCAAGGGGGAAGCCTATAATTTCTCTAATGGAGTGGATTAGGAGATATGTAATGCAACGAAGCGCAGCCAAAAGGGAAGGGCTTAGTAACTTTGAAGGTGTGTTGATGCCAGCTATcaccaaaatgattgaaaaacaTGCAAAAGAAATATACGGTTTAAGGGTAATCCCAGTGGATGTGTAtgagtttgaggtggatgatATTGACGACTCTTACGTTGTAAACTTGGCCAACAAAACTTGCCATTGTGGAAGTTGGGACCTAATAGGGATTCCTTGCAAACATGTCGTTGCTTGTATTGTTCTTAGAAAATTAGATGCCAACGACTTTGTCCACGAAGCGTATCTCATAGAAACGTATCGAAAAACATATAGTCCAAAGTTTTATGGTATGCCAGGACACAAAATGTGGCCAACAACCACTTTAGCCAAACCACTTCCTCCACCATATCgaaagatgcctggaaggcctaacaagaggaagagaaagaaggaagTTGGTGAAGGTAAAGGAGGTAAGAAGGCTGTTAAAGAATTCAAGCAacggagatgtggtaattgCGGTGACCTAGGTCACTATAAAAAGGGCTGCAAGAATCCACCTAAACCACCACCAACAAAGACCCAGTCAAAaggtggaaggcctaaaatgggaTCGTCTTCTACTCAACAATCTAGCTCCAGTGGTCAACAACAAACGCAAAATGCTGCATCTACTTCATGTCTAATGGATCAAAATAGTCAAATATAGACTTAGAATAAAGTTGTTGTATTTTAGCAAATGTACTATGTTGAAATAAGAATGTAATGTTGTTGTACCCTGTTTAGCAAATGAACTAGTGTAGCAAATGAACTCagaatgttgtgctttgaattaGTAATTGAATCAGTAATTGTTGCTATACCCTGATCAATATCTTGTGCATTGTGTGCTGTACTGTTTTAAGGTTGTTGCTGTACTGTGCATTGTGTTTGAATGTGTTTGACTAATACAGCAATATGTGTTTGAATGTGTTTGACTAATACAGCAATATGTGTTTGAATGTGTTTGACTAACACAGCAATGTGCATTGTGCAATATGTTGCTGTACCCTGATCAGTGAGCCTTGACTAAAACAGCAATATGTGCAGCAATGTGTTTGAATCAAGAATTGAACTGTGCATTGTGTTCTGCATGTACTGTGCATTGTGTGCAAGTGAGCCTTGACTAATACAGCAATATGTATGCATTGTGTTTGAATCAGTTTTTCCCATTGAAGTTGAGTATGCAGCAAGTCAGTTATTGAATCAGTAGTACTATTTGTTTGAATCAATATCTTGTGCATTGTGTGCAGCAATATGTGCAATATGTGCATGTACTGATCAGTTGTACTATGTGTTTGAAGTTGTACTAATAGCAAATCAGTATGAATCAGTTCAATTAAATAACTCAGACTGAACTGAGATTTGTGTATGAATCAATTCCTTAGTATGTACTGTATGCTGTATGCAAGTGAGTATGCTGTATGAATCAGTTCATAAGTGTTACTTGTTGTATGCTGTATGTAAGTGAGTATGCAAGTGAGCCATCTAACTGCAAACAATCAATGTTGAAAATCAATGTTACAAACACAGCAAACAATCAATATTGAAACCATCTGTATTGTTTAGTGTTGACACTCAATTTTCATACACTTTTGAGTATGCAGGAAATGAGTTCAATGAACTGAAATTGCTGTATGTATGCAAGTGTTGATTACTGTATGCAGCAAATCAGTTCATCAGTGTTACTTGTTGTATGCTGTATGCAAGTGAGTATGCAAGTGAGCCATCTAACTGCAAACAAT
This genomic stretch from Amaranthus tricolor cultivar Red isolate AtriRed21 chromosome 9, ASM2621246v1, whole genome shotgun sequence harbors:
- the LOC130823424 gene encoding uncharacterized protein LOC130823424, translated to MKKLTIRKKASDSKKKQSELSTEVGNVTVDEVLIDSSELVLANVDGNADEVEDSSDDDYTYDEELRLIVDKEVDEQNSRDIYFNDDEPHYPTFNPEVDFKGKINLCLGLKFPSTYVLRKALRYHAIECGYNYYYLHNGTNRISVYCYNRCDCMKSKGRIVNCVCGKEKKCYFKVHAMKLKDEETIQIRNDWRDNPTWELKAFKKRVNRELGCEVNEEYSRVWDYAEAIRRFSPGSTANVKCIGIDTPPPLFQRMYICLTACKEGFVAGCRPIIGVDGAHLKGKFPGVLLTAVGKDGNNNIFPIAWAVVETESVETWTWFLNLLVEDLRSVTASSSWVQVEVEAFTFMSDRQKGLVEALNSVVPECEIRFCCRHIWANFKIKFPGELFKQHFWSAARAYNKNHFDREINVIKNISVDAYEYLAAIPAKHWSRHAFCSRSKSGMLLNNVCEAFNNVLVEARGKPIISLMEWIRRYVMQRSAAKREGLSNFEGVLMPAITKMIEKHAKEIYGLRVIPVDVYEFEVDDIDDSYVVNLANKTCHCGSWDLIGIPCKHVVACIVLRKLDANDFVHEAYLIETYRKTYSPKFYGMPGHKMWPTTTLAKPLPPPYRKMPGRPNKRKRKKEVGEGKGGKKAVKEFKQRRCGNCGDLGHYKKGCKNPPKPPPTKTQSKGGRPKMGSSSTQQSSSSGQQQTQNAASTSCLMDQNSQI